The genome window CCTCGACGAGGCCGCTTTCGTCGCGCCCGATATCTGGTGCGCACACATGGATCGTCTGGTGCACAGCTACGCCGACCTGCTCGATCGCTATGCCCGCCACCGGGGCGAGCACACCGACCGCGACTTCGAGGCACTGGGCATCGTCGGCGCGCTGCAGTCAGCAGCCCGCCTCGTCTCCGAGCGACTGGGCAGTGGCGACGTGGAAGCCGTCACGCGTGGTGCGGATGCTCTGGCGGCGATGCTGCTGGAAGGACTCAGCGACAGCGCCTGATAGCGGCTCAGCGCGCCTCGGCAGGCAGCGCCAACTCCAGCTCGCGCTGCGCCTCACCCAGGCGATAGTCGATACGCAGCGGCACTGTATCGCCGGCCTGCGGCTGCGCCTCCGGCGCCATCAGCATCAGGTGCCGACCGTGCGGCTGCAAGACCACCGTCTCGCCAGGAGCGATGCGCAGGCCATCGAGACGTCGCATGCGCATCATGCCGTCGTCGCCGTGCTCCATCTCGTGCAACTCCACCCGCCCGTAGCGCGGCGAGCTGAATTCCCCCAAAACAACGGGTGCATCGCCACGATTGTGCAGCCGCATGTAGCCGGCAGCATTGTCGGCACCGGGCGGCGGCAGCATCAGGCGTGGCTCGGTGACCTGCAGCCCCTCGTCGACGTCACCCGCACCACCGCAGGCGGCCATCAGCGAGACAAGCAACAGACACAGCAGGGGGAGACGTCGCGACATGCGGGATTCCTCGCTTCGGTTCAGAGACAGGCAGGCAAGCCACTGTCGAGATCGGGGTAACGCCAGTCGAATGCCAGTTCCTCGCGCAGCCGATCGACGCGCAGGCGCTTGCTCTCTTCCATGAAGGACCACATCGCCGAACTCATGCCCTGCCGCGCCTCGCTCGCCGGCAGCGCCGGTGGCTCCGGCAGGCCGAGCAATCGCGCGCAGCGGCAGAAGTAGTCCGTCATCGTCGTCGGGTTGCCGTCGGCGACATTGTAAGCGCCACCGCCGCGGCCTCCATCCAGTATGGCCAGCGCCGCGGCAGCCAGATCATCGGCGTGGATGCGATTGGTCCAGGGCGCCTCCTCGGGCAACAACACCGGCGTGCCCTCGCGCAGCCGCGCTTCAGGCAGGCGGCCCGGCCCGTAGATGCCGGGCACGCGCAGGACCGAAAGCGACACGCCGCCGGCCGCGGCCCAGTCGCCGAGGCGCTGCTCGGCATCGACGCGGCGGCGGGCGCGTGCGGACTTGGGCTGCAGTGGCGCCGATTCGTCGATCCAGGCACCGCCGCAGTCGCCGTAGACACCGGAAGTCGACAGATAGACGAAACGCGTCACCGGCGGCGCGGCAGAGACGAAGCGCGCCACGCGTGGATCGCTATCGCCGTCGCGGGGCGGCGGCGCAAACCAGAGGACGGTGCCGGCCAGCGGCGGCAGCTCGCTGTCCAGATCGGCGCGCACGGCCGTGACACCGGCCGCACGCAGGCGCTCCGCGCTTTGTGCCGAGCGCACGACTCCGGTAGCCTCGCGGCCCTGCTGGTGCAGGCGCTGCGCCACGCGCAGGCCGATGTCGCCGCAGCCAATGATCCAGATCGTATCCATGACCCACCAAGTGTACTTGGGCGACAGCGGGCGCAGCTTCTCCGCATCCCCCGACCAGAGCCTACTCGAGGCCGGCCTAGCCGCCGGCGTGCCCCTGCCCTACGGCTGTAGCAGCGGCAGCTGTGGGGCCTGCCGCTGTCGCCTGGCCGAAGGCAGCGTGCAGGAGGGCGATCAGGCACGCGCGCTGTCCGACGCCGAGCGCACCGCCGGCTACGTACTGCTCTGCCAAGCGCGAGCACGCTCGGACATCCGGCTCGACTGGCGCGCGCCGGCCACCGCCACCGGCCTGCGCCCCGCGACCTGGCCGGTGCGCCTGCAGAGTCGCGACTGGCTGTCGGAGGATGTGCTGCGTGTGATGCTCAAGCTGCCGCGCGGCGAGCAGACCTTCGACTTCCTGCCGGGCCAGTACATCGATTTCCTGCTGGAGGACGGCGGCCGGCGCAGTTTTTCGCTGGCCGCGCCGCCTAACAGCGAGACGCTGGAGCTGCACGTCAAGGTCACGCCTGACGGCCGCTTCGGCCGGCTGCTGGCGGAAGGCCTGCCGGAGCGCGCCATGCTGCGCTTCGAGGGGCCACTGGGCGCCTTCTATCTGCACGACGACGGGCGGCCGCTGGTGTTGGTCGCCGGCGGCACCGGCTTCGCGCCCATCAAGGCCATCATCGAGGGCGCACTAGGCGCAGGTGACCGACGCCCCATGCATCTCTTCTGGGGTGCGCGCGAGCCGGCCGATCTCTATCAGGAGTCGCTGGTTGCACGCTGGCAGGCCAAGCATCCGGGCCTTTCCTTCACGCCGGTCTGCAGCGACGCCGGTGCCGACTGGCCCGGCGCGCGCGGACTGGTGCACGAACAGCTCGCCGCGCTGGGATCGGCCGTCGCCGAGACCACTGTCTATGTCAGCGGCCCACCGGCGATGGTGGCGGCGACCAAGGAGCACGTGCTGTCGGCCGGGCTCGACCCCGACCATCTGCACTACGACAGCTTCGACGACGCCCACGTCACCTGGCCGGAAAAGCCTTGAGGCAGGGCCTGACCCGGCGCTGCAGCCGCGCCACGGCTCCGGCATAGTGGCTTCAAAGCATCCTCGGAGAAGGATCATGCGTTCACTTGCCCTGCTCACCGCGGTGCTCAGCCTCCTGGGCACCGCACCGGCAGCCGCTCTCAGCATCGATATTCCGCGCCCGGAGGCGGCGGATGGGGCTCGCGAAAAAATTACGCCGAGCGGCCTCGCCATCCAGCCCGTGCTGCACGCCGGTGTCCCCGTGCCGCTTGATCTGGGCGTGCAGGTATCGGACTGGCACAGCGCTGGCGACGGCACGGCGGTCTGGTCGCTGACGCTGAACAGCGCCGACGCCAGCTTCCTCGGCCTGCGCCTGAACGCGCCGCAGCTGCCTGAGGGCGCCGAGCTGCGCTTGCTGGGCAAGGACGGGCAACTACGCGGTCCCTATACCAGCGACGACCGCAATGACCGCGGTCAGCTTTGGATTCCGCTGGTGCACGGCGACAGTGCCAAGCTGGAGCTGCGCGCGCCGGCCGCGACGACTTCCGAGGTACAGCTCGGTGCCGTCGAGCTGCACTATGGCCTGCACCCTCTCGACGGCACCGCGCCAGCCACCAAAGCACAGGGCGACGCCGGCGGCTGTCACAACGATGTGGCCTGCCCGCTGGGCACGGACTGGCCGCGCTCCATCCGCAGCACGACACTGCTGATCATCGGCAACCAGCTGGTCTGCAACGGCGTGCTGCTCAACAACACGCGCGACGACGGCGACCCGCTGGTGATCACCGCTGATCACTGCGGCATCCGCGCCGACGATGACGCCGACGGCTTTCCCGCGGAATCGGTCACCGCTGTGTTCAACTTCCAGGCCGAGCAATGCGACAGCACGCGACGCATCGCGCTGGATGACGACATTGAGGGCGCCGAGCTCCTCTTCCGTCACCGGAGCTCCGACACCACGCTGATCCGGCTCGATCGTGCGCCACCGGCCGACTTCAACGCACGCTATGCCGGCTGGGATGCCAGCGGCAAAGGAGCCGCCTCCGGCTCGGGCGTGCACCACCCATCGGGTGATCTCAAGAAGATCAGTCTCTTCGAGCAGCCTTTGTCTGCCAGACGAGTGACCATCTCAGGAGGCGGCACGCGCACCGGCAGCCAGGAAGTCGAGGCCTGGCGCGTGGACTGGGCAGACGGAGTGACCGAACCGGGCAGCTCAGGCTCAGGCATCTGGAATCCGCAGCAGCAGCTGCTGGGCGTGCTCTCGGGCGGCAGCTCGCAGTGCAGCACCGACGGCCTGCTGATCGGCATCGGCGCAGAACCAGAGATCCAGGGCCCGGACTTCTACGGGCGGCTCGCGGTGGCCTTCGACAGTCCCGGCGCGCTGGGCACCCCCTTGCGTTCCTTTCTCGACCCGGCTGCCAGTGGCGCGCGCAGCCTGAACGCACGCGGCGCCGCAGCAGGCGGCCCCGAACCCTCCAACGGAGGCACTGGAGGCAGTGACAGCGGCGGTGGCGGCGCTGCCGGCTTTCTCTCCCTTCTGCTTTTGGGCGCTGCCGCCTGGCGTCACCGCACCTACCGCCGCAGCTTAGGAGACGTAAAGCAATGACCCGCAGCGATCGCGACGAACGCCACAGCCTCGCTTTCTTCCGAGGCTTCCTGCGCAAGCCCGAGGTCGTGGGCTCGGTCATCCCCAGCTCCCGCTTCCTGGAACGACGCGTCGTCGCCAGCTGCGAACTGGGCGAGGCACGCTGCGTCGTCGAGCTGGGTCCGGGCACCGGCGGCACCACCCGCGCGCTGCTCGCCGCCATGCCGTCCCAGGCACACCTGCTGGCCGTCGAGGTCGAGGCCGACTTCGTCGAGGTGCTTGCGCAACACGAAGACCCCCGCCTCATTGCTCGCCAGGGAAGCGCCGAGGCCATCGCCGAGCTGCTTGCCGACAACGGGCTGCCGGCCGCCGATGTCGTGGTCTCGGGCATTCCCTTCTCGACCATCGGCGAGGAAGCCGGCCGCGCGGTCATCGATGCAGTCTGGGGAAGCCTGGCGCCGGGCGGGCGCTTCGTGGCCTACCAGTTCCGCGACCGCGTCGCCCAGGTGGCGCGGCCGCGCATGGGCGAGCCGATCGCGGCGCGCGAGCTGCTCAATATTCCGCCCATGCACGTCTACTGCTGGCGCAAGCCGGCGGCAGAGGCCTCACCGGCCAACGCGGCCTGAGCCTGAGTCAGGCTTCGAGCGCGCGCTTCAGACCCGCCTCGAAATGCCGGCTGGCCTCTTCGGGCTGCTTGGTGGCCGCGCACAGCTGGCCGTACTCGAAATGCGCCTCGGCGCTCGGCGCCTGCGCTACCAACGCATCCAGATAGCTGCGCGCCTTGCCCCAGAGGCGATTGCGGCGACAAGTGTGCGCCGCCGCCAGCAGCAACTCGGGCTGCTCACCGTGCCGCTGCAGCCATTGCTCGACGCTGGCCAGCGCCGCGACCTGGTCCGGCAGTTCGGCACGGAGGAAACAGCCCAGCATGGCCGGATCCCAGCGCTGCTCCAGCGCCTTGTGCACAACCGCCATGAGCGTCTTCTCGTCGTTGAGGCGCAGCAGTGCCTCGGCATAGCAGCGCTCGCAGCGCGGCTCACGCTGCAGGGCTGTCGGCGCCTGCGCCCAGAGCTGGCGCGCGTCATCGATGCGCTCGCATTCCGTCAGCGCGCCGACTAGAGCGCGCTCGGTGGCCGCGGCCCATTCGCCTTCGGCCCAGCCGCGCGCCTTCTCGGCGCCGCGCAGCAGATCGAAGGCCGCCCGCCACTGCTTCTGAGCGAGCAGCACGCGCGCGAGCATGGGATGCACGCGCGGCTGCGAGGGGTTGCGCTGACGTAGTGACTCCAGCGCCTGCCGCGCCGATTCCAGATCCTCCTCGGATTCGGCGCGCGCGGCCTGCATCAGCGTGACGGCCTCGCCGGCCAGCGGATGATCGATGGCCGCGGCCCGCTCCAGATAGTGCATGGCTCGCGACGCCTGCCCCTGGTCGACAGCAGCCTGCGCGGCGATCAGATGATGACAGGCGGCCTCGAAGTCATCCGGCAGATCCTTCTGCAGCGTGACCTCGGCGCGCTCGGCGCGACCGGCCAGCCATTGCAGCAAGCCGCGCGCCAGCGCCCGGTGGCGGCGGGCATCGCGCCGACGCGCCAGCGCGTCGCGCACGCTCTTCGGCAGGCGCAAGCCGGCGCCGAGCAGGCGTAGCACCACTAAGACGACGACGATAAGCGCGGCCAGCGCCGCCAGAAACCCCACCACCGAGGTTTCCAGCATCCACTGGCCGTAACTCACCAACACGTAGCCATTGTCGGCGCGCAGATAGTAGGCCGAGGCCGCGCCAACCGCGAAGAGAAGAAGCAGTAGCAGCAGCGCACGCATCAGCGGTTCCCGCTTTCGCTGGTCGCTTCGCGCAGCAGCCGCAGACTGCCGCTGATATCCGGTAGTGCCGGCCGCAGCTCTCGTCCGCGCAGTTCCTCGAGAGTGGCAACGGCGGCCGACACATCGGCATCACCGCGCGCGTATCGCTTCTCCAGCCAGCTCACAGCCGCGGAGAGCGCGCTATCAAAGGCCTCGGCTTCCCCGGCCAGCAGCGCGGCGCGCGCCGACTCCAGGCGCAGCAACAGGATGCTGCGCACGATGCCGGCCTGCTCCGGTGCCATCAGCGGCCGCACCGGCTCGTCGGTGCGCCGCACGACGAAGACGCTGGACAGGGCTTCGCGCACGCTCGCCAGCGCGCGCTGCCAGGCCGGCAGGGCCTCGGCGCCCTGCGACTGTTCCGGCAATGCCGGCGCGCTGGTGTCCGGCACGCCGCCCAGCAGGCGCCAGTCACCGGCGCGGGCGATGAGTGCATGTAGTTCCAGCGCCATGGCGGTGCGATCCACGGCTTCGACGGCGCGCAACGCCGCCATCTCCGAGGCCAGCGCCTCGCGCACCCCGAAGAAACGCGGATCCTCCAGCGTGGCCAGACGCTGATCGGCGAGCTGCAGTGCCCGACGTGCGCCCTCGGGATCGCGGCCGAGTTGCAGGCGCTCGCTGGCGGCCATGAGCAGCTGCTCGGCTGCCACGATGTGCGCCTGCGCGCGCCCGGCGTCAACGACGTCGCTGAGCTCGCCCAGCCGCTCGGACTGCGCGGCCACACGCTCGTCCAGCGTCGCGAGCTGCTCTTCCAGTGAACCCGCGAGGCCGACCGCATCACTGGCCGAGCGCCGCGCGCTACGCGCGGTCTCGCCTTGCTCGGCCAGGCGCTGTTCCAGCGCCTCCGCTCGCTGGGCGCGCTCGGCGGAGGCACCCTTCATGGACTGCAGCTCCTGCCAGCCCCACCAGCCGGCGGCTGCGGCGCCACCGAGCAACAGCAAGCAGAACAACAGCAGCACCCAGAGGCCGCCGCGGCGCCGAGGTGGCGGTGCAGCGGGAGGAGCCGGGGGCGCGGCCGGCGGCTCAGGGCCCTCCGGCGCTTGATCAGCCGACGCGCTGCCGGGCGGCGCCTCGACGCCATCCTCGGTGGCCGGCTGGGGAGCGGGCGTCGCAGCTGGCTCGATGGCCGGCTCGATGGCCGGCGGCGCAGTGTGGGCGGGCTCGTGCTGCGCCTCGTCGTCGTTCTTTTGCATGATCGGTAGTGTATCGGCTGCGGCGAGCAGCGCTGCATTGGACATGGGCTGTGCCACGGCGTGCGGTCCGTTCATGCCGTGGCGCGTGCAGTGCTCAGCGACACGCTCGCTGGGAACAACCAGCGGCATGTGTGCGAGACGACGTCGCGTGGAACCATCGGCCAGCTCCCAGAGGCGATCGGCCGCGCTGGCGCTGGTCAGAACAGTCACACCGACTCCCTGCACGGCCTCGGCCACTTCGGCCGCGCTGTGCGGGATGCTTTCGAGGCGATAGACGGCCAGTGCCTCGACGCGAGCGCCACCGGCCTCGAGCTGCTCGCGCAACGCCGGCCGCGCCGTTTCGTTGCCGATGATGACGATGTGCTGGTCCGCGACTTCCTGGAACTCGGGCAATGCCAGCAGCGCCTCGGTCGAATAGCTCTCTTCCGGCATGGCTTCGACCGGATGCCCGGCCTCGTCCAGCGCGCGCGCAGTGGCCGCGCCGATGGCTGCACAGCGCGCCCAGCGCGCCGGCGCTGCACGACGCGCGGCAGCCACGGCATTAACGCTGGTAAAGATCCACCAATGCGCGTCTGCGCGCGCTTCCAGCGCCTCGCGACGATCGGCATCGCTACCGATGTTGGCGACCGCGAACAATGGCAGGCAGACGGTCTGCCATCCCTTCTGCTGGGCGACGTGCGCCAGCGGCCGAGCCTGGCCGCGCGGACGGGTGATGAGCAGCACTTTCATGCGTTGATCCCCATGTCCCCGAGGATAGCGCGCGCGCCTTCAGTGAGCAGGCGCTCGGCCAGCGCCTCGCCCATTGCCGCAGCCTCGGCTGCCGGGGCGCTGTGCTGCCCACGCACCAGACGCGTACCGTCCGGGCTGGCGACGAGGCCATCGAGATGGATCCGCTCGCCGTCGAGTCGCGCATGGCCCGCCACCGGCACTGTGCAGGCACCACCGAGCCGGGCCGAGAAGGCGCGCTCGGCGGCCAGCCGGATCGCGGTCGGATCGTCGTGCAAGGGTGCGAGCAGGTCGCGCAACTTGCCATCGTCGCGGCTCTCTATGCCGATGATGCCCTGTGCGCAGGCCGGCACGAAGGCGCTTGGGTCCAGGGCCTCGCGGATGCGCGTGTCGAAGCCGAGACGCTGCAAACCGGCGCAGGCGAGCAGGATGGCGTCGAATTCGCCGTCATCCAGCTTGCGCAAGCGCGTATTGACGTTGCCGCGCAGCAGGCCGATTTCGAGATCGGGCCTCGCCGCACGCAACTGCGACTGCCGGCGCAGGCTGGCGGTACCGACCGTCGCACCCTGCGGCAACGCATCAAGGCGCTCGAATCGATTGCTGACGAAGGCGTCGCGCGGATTCTCTGCGGCCAGGATGGCGGTCAGCGCCAGCCCGTCGGGCAGCTGCGCCGGCACGTCCTTCATGGAATGCACGGCGATATCGGCGCGCTCTTCGAGCATGGCGGCTTCCAGCTCCTTGACGAAGAGTCCCTTGCCACCGCTGGTAGCCAACGAACGCGACAGCTCGCGGTCGCCCTGAGTGGTCATGGGGAGCAGCGTCACTTCCAGGGCGGGGTGCGCCTCGCGTAGCCTGGTGGCGACGTGCTCGGCCTGCCACATCGCCAGAGCCGAGCGCCGCGTGGCAATGCGCAGCGCACGGGCCGTCATTCGCTGCCCGAGCTGTCCTGAATGAAGCGGCGCACCTCGGGCAGCCTTCGGCGGGACACCGGGATCAGCTGGCTGGCGTGACGCACGCGCAGCCAGTGCTGCTCTTCCTCGCCCTTGCCGCGTTCCAGCGACTGGATGAAGCGCGTGGCGACCAGCGCCTTGCGATGCACGCGCAGGAACCACGGAGAAAAATCCTGCTCCAGCATCTTCAGCGACTCCTCGATCAATACCTCGCCGTGCAGATGGTGAACGGTGGTGTACTTCTGATCGGCAAGAAAGTAGACGACGTCGGACCACGGAATGCGGATGAGCCCCTCGCGGGTGGTGGCGAGCACGAACTCCCGCTTGGGAGCGTCGCCAGCGGCCTCCGACGGCCCGGCCTGATGTGCGCGGCTGGGCCGGCGCACACGCAACAGGATGTCACGCAGCTTTTCCTTGCGGATGGGCTTGAGCAGATAGCCGGCCGCGGCGGCGTCGAAGGCCGACAGCGCGTGCTCGGCGTAGGCCGTGGTGAAGATCACCGCGGGCGGCAGATCCAGCTCGCTGAGCTGACGCGCGACCTGCAGGCCGTCCATGCCACCCATGCGGATGTCGAGGAAAACAATATCTGGCTGTTCGTCGTCGATGACATCCAGCGCCGTCTCGCCATCACTGGCCTCGCCCACGACCTCGTAGCCGGGGAACTCCGCCACCAAGCGACGGAGGCGCTCTCGCGCCAAGGGTTCATCATCGACGATGATCACTCGCATAATCGGTCTTGCCTTTTCTAGGACTGTGCTGCGGACAGCGGATGCGCGGGCAATTGCAGGCGCGCGCGGAAGCTCCCCTCTTCCCGCTTCAGCTCCAATGATGCCTGAGCACCGTAAAGAAGGCGTACCCGCTGGGCAATATTGGCCACCGCTGTCTGCGAGCCGGTGGAATGCGTCGCCGCATCCTCCGGCGGCGTCGGGTTGACCACCTCCACCACCAGCAGCTCCCCCTCGCGCTTGGCGCGCACAACGATGGTGACCGGTCCGACCGTGCGCGAGGCGCCGTGATGCACCGCATTCTCCACCAGCGGCTGGATGGTCAGGCGCGGAATCGACAGATCCATGACCTCCTCCGGAAGGTCCCAGTCGATGCCAAGACGGGCCCCCAGCCGGGTCTGCTCGATGCGCGCAAACTTGCGCACCAGATCGAGTTCCTCGGCCATGGTGATCAACGGGTCGCCCTTGGCGAGGCTGGCGCGGAAGAGATCGGACAGATCCTCGACCATGGTTTCGGCCGCCTGCGGCTTGATAGCGATAAGCGCGGCGATGCTGTTCAGGCAGTTGAAGAGGAAGTGCGGGCGAATGCGGGCTGATAGCGACTGATAGCGCGCTTCGCTCTCGGCACGAACGTGCTCCTCCCACTGCGCGCGCGCGGCGAAGTAGCGCAGCAGCAACAGGCTGGTAAGCCCCGCCACAGCCGCATTGCGCAGCACGAACCAGGCACGCGACTCACCTGAGAGCACCGCCGGGTCGAGGAACTCGCGCGAGGCCTCGTAGCCGCCCAGGCTCACCAGCGTAGCCACCGCCACAATCAGCAACCAGCCCAGCCCTAAGACAATGAGACCCGAGCGCCCGGCGAGGCGACGGCGCAGCAGGCACAGCCCGGCCGCCGACAACAGGCTGATGAGTTGCAGATAAATGCTGACCAGCAGGATGCGCGCCACCAGTACAGCCGGCGTAGTGGCCGGGATGATAAGCGCGAAGATCAGCGCAAAGACCTCCACCGCCGCCATCAACGCCAGCAGTCGGCGCGGCCGGCAGAAATCCGGCAGAGGCGGCGCCACGGTTTCCGGTGCCGCCATCTCGGCCGTCACGAAGCGGCTCCGTGACCATGCCTGCCTATACTGTGCGCACTCAAGTCCGAATCCATCTGCACCATGTCCAACGCCAAGCTCTGGGGCGGCCGCTTTGCCGAATCAACATCCGAGGCTGTCGAGGCCTTCAGCGAATCGGTGAGCTTCGACGCCCGCCTGTGGAGACAGGATATTGCCGGATCGAAAGCGCATGCGCGCATGCTCGGTCGCGTCGGTGTGCTGAAGGAGGCCGACGTCTCCGCCATCTGCGACGGCCTGGACGGCATCGCCGCCGATATCGAGAGCGGCAACTTCGTCTGGGACACGGCGCTGGAAGATGTGCACATGAACATCGAGTCGGCTCTGACCGAGCGCATCGGCGAGGCCGGCAAGCGGCTGCACACCGGCCGCTCGCGCAACGACCAGATCGCCACCGATGTACGCCTCTACGTGCGCGAGGCCATCGACGCGCTGTGCGCCGATATCGACCGCCTCGCCGAAGCACTGCGCGCGTTGGCCGAGCGCGAGGCCGACGCCATCATGCCCGGCTTCACGCATCTGCAGGTCGCCCAGCCAGTGACCTTCGGCCACCACATGCTGGCCTGGCGCGAGCAAATCCTGCGCGATCGCGAGCGCTTCACCGACGCGCGCCGACGCGCCAACCGTTGCCCGCTGGGCTCGGCGGCACTGGCCGGCACGGTCTATCCCATCGACCGCGAGTGGGTCGCCGCCGAACTCGGCTTTGACGGCGTCACCGCCAACTCGCTGGATGCCGTTTCCGATCGCGACTTCGCCATCGACTTCGTGGCCGCGGCCAGCCAGCTCATGGTGCATCTGTCGCGCTGGAGCGAGGAGCTGATCCTGTGGAGCACGCCGATGTTCGGCTTCGTGCAGCTGCCGGACCGCTTCTGCACGGGCAGCTCGATCATGCCGCAGAAGAAGAACCCCGACGTTCCCGAGCTGGTGCGCGGCAAGACCGCGCGCGTGACCGGCGACCTGATGAGCCTGCTGATGCTGATGAAGGGCCAGCCACTGGCCTACAACCGCGACAACCAGGAAGACAAGGAACCACTCTTCGACGCGCACGACACAGTCAGCGCCTGCGTGCGCCTATACGCCGAGCTGGTGCCCGCACTGGCCGTCAACCGCGACATCTGTCGCGCCGCCGCCATCGAAGGCTACTCCACGGCCACCGATCTGGCGGACTATCTGGTGCGCAAGGGGCTGGCCTTCCGCGATGCCCACCATGTGGTGGGCAGCGTGGTCGGCCAGGCCGTGAAGCAGGGCATCGATCTTGCCGCCATGCCGCTG of Algiphilus aromaticivorans DG1253 contains these proteins:
- a CDS encoding copper chaperone PCu(A)C, giving the protein MSRRLPLLCLLLVSLMAACGGAGDVDEGLQVTEPRLMLPPPGADNAAGYMRLHNRGDAPVVLGEFSSPRYGRVELHEMEHGDDGMMRMRRLDGLRIAPGETVVLQPHGRHLMLMAPEAQPQAGDTVPLRIDYRLGEAQRELELALPAEAR
- a CDS encoding uroporphyrinogen-III C-methyltransferase, producing MKVLLITRPRGQARPLAHVAQQKGWQTVCLPLFAVANIGSDADRREALEARADAHWWIFTSVNAVAAARRAAPARWARCAAIGAATARALDEAGHPVEAMPEESYSTEALLALPEFQEVADQHIVIIGNETARPALREQLEAGGARVEALAVYRLESIPHSAAEVAEAVQGVGVTVLTSASAADRLWELADGSTRRRLAHMPLVVPSERVAEHCTRHGMNGPHAVAQPMSNAALLAAADTLPIMQKNDDEAQHEPAHTAPPAIEPAIEPAATPAPQPATEDGVEAPPGSASADQAPEGPEPPAAPPAPPAAPPPRRRGGLWVLLLFCLLLLGGAAAAGWWGWQELQSMKGASAERAQRAEALEQRLAEQGETARSARRSASDAVGLAGSLEEQLATLDERVAAQSERLGELSDVVDAGRAQAHIVAAEQLLMAASERLQLGRDPEGARRALQLADQRLATLEDPRFFGVREALASEMAALRAVEAVDRTAMALELHALIARAGDWRLLGGVPDTSAPALPEQSQGAEALPAWQRALASVREALSSVFVVRRTDEPVRPLMAPEQAGIVRSILLLRLESARAALLAGEAEAFDSALSAAVSWLEKRYARGDADVSAAVATLEELRGRELRPALPDISGSLRLLREATSESGNR
- a CDS encoding class I SAM-dependent methyltransferase; translated protein: MTRSDRDERHSLAFFRGFLRKPEVVGSVIPSSRFLERRVVASCELGEARCVVELGPGTGGTTRALLAAMPSQAHLLAVEVEADFVEVLAQHEDPRLIARQGSAEAIAELLADNGLPAADVVVSGIPFSTIGEEAGRAVIDAVWGSLAPGGRFVAYQFRDRVAQVARPRMGEPIAARELLNIPPMHVYCWRKPAAEASPANAA
- a CDS encoding trypsin-like serine peptidase, whose product is MRSLALLTAVLSLLGTAPAAALSIDIPRPEAADGAREKITPSGLAIQPVLHAGVPVPLDLGVQVSDWHSAGDGTAVWSLTLNSADASFLGLRLNAPQLPEGAELRLLGKDGQLRGPYTSDDRNDRGQLWIPLVHGDSAKLELRAPAATTSEVQLGAVELHYGLHPLDGTAPATKAQGDAGGCHNDVACPLGTDWPRSIRSTTLLIIGNQLVCNGVLLNNTRDDGDPLVITADHCGIRADDDADGFPAESVTAVFNFQAEQCDSTRRIALDDDIEGAELLFRHRSSDTTLIRLDRAPPADFNARYAGWDASGKGAASGSGVHHPSGDLKKISLFEQPLSARRVTISGGGTRTGSQEVEAWRVDWADGVTEPGSSGSGIWNPQQQLLGVLSGGSSQCSTDGLLIGIGAEPEIQGPDFYGRLAVAFDSPGALGTPLRSFLDPAASGARSLNARGAAAGGPEPSNGGTGGSDSGGGGAAGFLSLLLLGAAAWRHRTYRRSLGDVKQ
- the hemC gene encoding hydroxymethylbilane synthase translates to MTARALRIATRRSALAMWQAEHVATRLREAHPALEVTLLPMTTQGDRELSRSLATSGGKGLFVKELEAAMLEERADIAVHSMKDVPAQLPDGLALTAILAAENPRDAFVSNRFERLDALPQGATVGTASLRRQSQLRAARPDLEIGLLRGNVNTRLRKLDDGEFDAILLACAGLQRLGFDTRIREALDPSAFVPACAQGIIGIESRDDGKLRDLLAPLHDDPTAIRLAAERAFSARLGGACTVPVAGHARLDGERIHLDGLVASPDGTRLVRGQHSAPAAEAAAMGEALAERLLTEGARAILGDMGINA
- a CDS encoding LytR/AlgR family response regulator transcription factor, with amino-acid sequence MRVIIVDDEPLARERLRRLVAEFPGYEVVGEASDGETALDVIDDEQPDIVFLDIRMGGMDGLQVARQLSELDLPPAVIFTTAYAEHALSAFDAAAAGYLLKPIRKEKLRDILLRVRRPSRAHQAGPSEAAGDAPKREFVLATTREGLIRIPWSDVVYFLADQKYTTVHHLHGEVLIEESLKMLEQDFSPWFLRVHRKALVATRFIQSLERGKGEEEQHWLRVRHASQLIPVSRRRLPEVRRFIQDSSGSE
- a CDS encoding heme biosynthesis protein HemY, with the protein product MRALLLLLLLFAVGAASAYYLRADNGYVLVSYGQWMLETSVVGFLAALAALIVVVLVVLRLLGAGLRLPKSVRDALARRRDARRHRALARGLLQWLAGRAERAEVTLQKDLPDDFEAACHHLIAAQAAVDQGQASRAMHYLERAAAIDHPLAGEAVTLMQAARAESEEDLESARQALESLRQRNPSQPRVHPMLARVLLAQKQWRAAFDLLRGAEKARGWAEGEWAAATERALVGALTECERIDDARQLWAQAPTALQREPRCERCYAEALLRLNDEKTLMAVVHKALEQRWDPAMLGCFLRAELPDQVAALASVEQWLQRHGEQPELLLAAAHTCRRNRLWGKARSYLDALVAQAPSAEAHFEYGQLCAATKQPEEASRHFEAGLKRALEA
- a CDS encoding SDR family oxidoreductase, translated to MDTIWIIGCGDIGLRVAQRLHQQGREATGVVRSAQSAERLRAAGVTAVRADLDSELPPLAGTVLWFAPPPRDGDSDPRVARFVSAAPPVTRFVYLSTSGVYGDCGGAWIDESAPLQPKSARARRRVDAEQRLGDWAAAGGVSLSVLRVPGIYGPGRLPEARLREGTPVLLPEEAPWTNRIHADDLAAAALAILDGGRGGGAYNVADGNPTTMTDYFCRCARLLGLPEPPALPASEARQGMSSAMWSFMEESKRLRVDRLREELAFDWRYPDLDSGLPACL
- a CDS encoding 2Fe-2S iron-sulfur cluster-binding protein, producing the protein MTHQVYLGDSGRSFSASPDQSLLEAGLAAGVPLPYGCSSGSCGACRCRLAEGSVQEGDQARALSDAERTAGYVLLCQARARSDIRLDWRAPATATGLRPATWPVRLQSRDWLSEDVLRVMLKLPRGEQTFDFLPGQYIDFLLEDGGRRSFSLAAPPNSETLELHVKVTPDGRFGRLLAEGLPERAMLRFEGPLGAFYLHDDGRPLVLVAGGTGFAPIKAIIEGALGAGDRRPMHLFWGAREPADLYQESLVARWQAKHPGLSFTPVCSDAGADWPGARGLVHEQLAALGSAVAETTVYVSGPPAMVAATKEHVLSAGLDPDHLHYDSFDDAHVTWPEKP